TTTTTTCTGCAAGGCCGTTTTCTGCAACCGGACGTTCTTTACCGATTGATCCCCCAGATGTCCGCTCTCCCCCGCTCTCCGGCACATCCTCTGCGCCGCCGCCCTACCGGCTGGAGCCCATCGCGCATCTGTCGCAGGCCGGACGCTGGCGGATGGAGGCCCTGCGCGCCCTGTCCGAACCCTGCCTTTACTGGATCACCCGCGGTCAGGGCCGTGTGACAATCGGCGGCATCCAACGAGGCTATGGGGCCCATAACGCGCTTTATCTGCCAGCCGGTATCATGCATGGGCTGGAAATCAGCAATACAACGCAAGGGCTTGCACTGTTTCTCGGGCAAGATCACGATCCCTCCTTTCCGGCGCATCCCCACCACCTGCGTATACGCGACCTTCAGGACCAGAGCGAACTGACGGGCCTGCTGGACAATCTCGGGCGCGAGACGTGCTCTACCCGACCCGCCGCACCCCGCGCCGCCCAGCATTATCTCGGCCTGCTATCGGTCTGGCTGGAGCGTCAGATCGCGCTGTCACCGCGCGACGATCTGCGCGGTAAGGCCACGCGGCAACTGGTCAACCGTTTCACTGCCCTTGTGGAGCGCGACTTCCGCGCGACCCAAAGCGTTTCGGATTACGCGATGAAGCTGCGGGTCACGCCCACCCATCTGTCGCGTGCCTGCCGTGATGCCTGTGGCCGTCCGGCTTCGGATCTGCTGCAGGAGCGGCGGCTTTACGAGGCCCGCAAACTGCTGCACGATACCGACATGCCCATCAAGGACATCGCCGCGCGGCTGGGGTTCCGCAGCCAGACCTATTTCGCGCGCAGTTTCCATAGCCAGACCGGGAGCACGCCCAGTCATTTCCGGCAGACAAGGCCCTGACACCTCGGCCATTTTGCCCTCGGGCATAGCGCAGAGCAATGAGCCAGCCCTCACGTATTGCGCCCTTCAACGCGCTTGACCGGATATCACTCCAGTGGCGATAAATAGGGAAACGGCTGCCCCCGCCCTTGGCGGGTCTCTTTGGCGAACACCTTGCAAAAAGGCTCTGCCAAGGCGTTCCCTTGCCTGCCCGGCCCTTTCAGGGGGGCATGTTCAACGGAGGCATGGCTCCGGAAAGGACCGGAAACACCACGCCCCTAGGGGCGCAGGTCTCGCGTGACCTAGCGTTTCGTGCCCATGCCCAGCCCTAGCCCCTGCTGTATCAGCCCCAACTCAAGGCTGATCTTGCGGCGCTGCGCGTCGACATGCAGCTCTGTCGCCTGAATACGGCGGGTATGATGGGTAATCTGGCGCAAAGCGCGGCCATGATCGTCATGGGAACGGGTCTCGCGATCCACACAGGACCGGTCATCCTCCAAGACAGGATCTGTCGCACTCTCCCGCGACAAGATACGGGACTGGTACATACACACTTCCTCCCTACTGCAAGCCAGTTTCGACTGGTTACAGTCAGGAGGTTACATGAAACAGTTAACAAGCATTTAACAGTTTTCAGCCAAACCCCGCCATGACGAAAACTTACTTTCGCCAAACGTGCATTTCCGGGTCGTGCTGCCTACTCTTCAGGCAGGCGACAGATATCGGAGCGCGTCAGAAACCGCATCGGGCGCCCGTTATCAAGGCTGAACTGGCCGCCACCCAGACCGGGGATCGCATCGATGATCAGGTCCGTATGCTTCCAGCCCTCGTATTGACTGCCGGACATGTAAACGGGCATTCCGCCGATCTCGCCCAGCTTCACGTCATTCTCGCCAAGCCGGAACTCGCCCTGCGGATAGCACATCGGCGCAGAGCCATCACAGCACCCGCCGGATTGGTGAAACAGAACCGGACCATGCTCGGCCACGATCTCCGCCAAAAGCGTCAGGGCGGGTTCGGTTGCGCTGACCTGTGTCATGCTCTTTCCCTTCTTGGCAGACCGCCCGACCCTCGCGGGCCGGGCGATCCGGAACATTTTACCCTCAAGCGGCGCTTAGAAGAAGCCCAGCTTGTTCGGGTTGTAGCTGACCAGCATGTTCTTGGTCTGCTGGTAGTGGTCGAGCATCATCTTGTGGGTCTCGCGGCCGATACCGGACTGCTTGTAGCCACCGAAGGCCGCATGCGCCGGATAGGCGTGGTAGTTATTGACCCAGACGCGGCCCGCTTGGATGTTGCGACCGAAGCGGTAGCAGGTGTTCGCATCGCGCGACCAGACGCCCGCACCCAGACCGAAGAGCGTGTCATTGGCGATTTCAAGCGCCTCATTGGCATCCTTGAAGGTGGTTACCGAGACAACCGGTCCGAAGATCTCTTCCTGGAAGACGCGCATCTTGTTGTGACCGCGCAGAATGGTCGGCTGGATGTAGTAGCCATTGGCCAGCTCGCCCGACATTTCTGCCGCCGCACCGCCGGTCAGCACTTCCGCGCCTTCCTTACGACCGATATCCATATAGGACAGGATCTTCTCTTTCTGCTCGGCCGAAGCCTGCGCACCGATCATGGTCGCCGCATCACGCGGGTCGCCCTGGATGATCGCCTGGGTGCGCTTGATGGCGCGCTCCATGAACTGCTCGTAGATGTCTTCCTGGATCAGCGCACGCGACGGGCAGGTGCAGACCTCGCCTTGGTTCAGCGCGAAGAGAACGAAGCCCTCGATCGCCTTGTCGAAGAAAGCGTCATCTTCGCGGCAGACGTCGGAGAAGAAGATGTTCGGCGATTTGCCGCCCAGCTCCAGCGTCACCGGAATGAGGTTTTCCGACGCGTATTGCATGATCAGACGGCCGGTGGTGGTTTCACCGGTGAAGGCGATCTTCGAGATACGCTTGGACGAGGCCAGCGGCTTACCGGCTTCGAGGCCGAACCCGTTGACGATGTTCAGCACGCCCGGCGGAAGGATGTCGGCGACCAGTTCCGCGAAGACCATGATGGTCGCGGGGGTCTGCTCTGCCGGCTTCAGAACGATACAGTTGCCTGCCGCCAGTGCCGGTGCCATTTTCCATGCCGCCATCAGCAGCGGGAAGTTCCACGGGATGATCTGGCCGACAACGCCCAGCGGCTCGTGGAAGTGATAGGCCACGGTGTCCTCGTCGATCTCGGACATGGTGCCTTCC
The sequence above is drawn from the Thioclava sp. GXIMD4216 genome and encodes:
- a CDS encoding DUF779 domain-containing protein, whose translation is MTQVSATEPALTLLAEIVAEHGPVLFHQSGGCCDGSAPMCYPQGEFRLGENDVKLGEIGGMPVYMSGSQYEGWKHTDLIIDAIPGLGGGQFSLDNGRPMRFLTRSDICRLPEE
- a CDS encoding AraC family transcriptional regulator — encoded protein: MAIFSARPFSATGRSLPIDPPDVRSPPLSGTSSAPPPYRLEPIAHLSQAGRWRMEALRALSEPCLYWITRGQGRVTIGGIQRGYGAHNALYLPAGIMHGLEISNTTQGLALFLGQDHDPSFPAHPHHLRIRDLQDQSELTGLLDNLGRETCSTRPAAPRAAQHYLGLLSVWLERQIALSPRDDLRGKATRQLVNRFTALVERDFRATQSVSDYAMKLRVTPTHLSRACRDACGRPASDLLQERRLYEARKLLHDTDMPIKDIAARLGFRSQTYFARSFHSQTGSTPSHFRQTRP
- the adh gene encoding aldehyde dehydrogenase produces the protein MANDLASEFKGVMVSPFRQRYDNFINGQFKAPNAGRYFENITPLTGGVIGEIARSDASDVDDALDAAHAAKEAWGHKTSPAQRAAVLLAIADRMEANLELLATAETWDNGKPIRETRAADVPLAIDHFRYFAGVLRSQEGTMSEIDEDTVAYHFHEPLGVVGQIIPWNFPLLMAAWKMAPALAAGNCIVLKPAEQTPATIMVFAELVADILPPGVLNIVNGFGLEAGKPLASSKRISKIAFTGETTTGRLIMQYASENLIPVTLELGGKSPNIFFSDVCREDDAFFDKAIEGFVLFALNQGEVCTCPSRALIQEDIYEQFMERAIKRTQAIIQGDPRDAATMIGAQASAEQKEKILSYMDIGRKEGAEVLTGGAAAEMSGELANGYYIQPTILRGHNKMRVFQEEIFGPVVSVTTFKDANEALEIANDTLFGLGAGVWSRDANTCYRFGRNIQAGRVWVNNYHAYPAHAAFGGYKQSGIGRETHKMMLDHYQQTKNMLVSYNPNKLGFF